A stretch of DNA from Candidatus Bathyarchaeota archaeon:
ATTGCAGGTACATACGTTGGGAATGTGGGGATTTCGTTTGCTTTCGGTATTGCTGTGCTGGGCATGGTTTACGCTATCGGGGGCATATCGGGTTGCCACATTAACCCTGCGATTTCAATCTCGATGTTAGTTGCCAGAAAAATAAGCGCTAAAGACGCAGTGCTCTACATTGTTTTTCAATGTGTAGGTGCCGTGATTGGTGCAGGCATTCTTTACGTTATCGTTAGCGGGAAGCCAATGTTTAGTTTAGCGGCAACGGGCTTGGGGCAAAACGGCTATGACAGTGCATCTCCTGCTGGTTATCCCATGATATCTGCGTTAATTGCTGAGGTTGTGTTGACTTTCATTTTTGTACTGGTGGTTCATGGTTCGACACATCAAAGAGCGCCTAAAGGGTTTGCTGGTTTAGCAATCGGTTTGACCTTAGTGCTAATACACTTGGTTGGGATACCGATAACTGGGACGTCCGTGAATCCTGCGAGAAGTTTAGGTCCAGCAGTTATTGTGGGTATTTTTGCAGGTGGAGAAGCACTTAGTCAGCTTTGGTTGTTCTGGGTAGCTCCGATAATTGGCGGCATTTTAGCTGCCCTTGTCTGGGAAGCTTTCAAGTAGAGCAACCAACCACTTCTTCTCTTTTTTGTTTATTTAACGAATTTTGTGGCGTGCCGCTTGAATTTTTTCTTGCAAGCAACACTGCAGAAATGGTAGGTCTCGCCATCGTAAGAAATCTTGTACTTAGCGGTGTTCTCATCAAGAACCATGCCGCAAACAGGGTCTCTAAATGACATTATTTGTTTAATAGCCTCAACCCTTGATTGCACGCTACTACCTATTATTGTTAGTGGTGCTTCGAAGGAAAAGCGTGGGCAACAAAACCTGCCCCTTTGCACAGAAGCTATTAAGAATCTTCCGTATCTGCCTTAGCAAGCTCAACCGAGACCGTGTCGTCGTGGCTTATGGCTTTTTTACGTGTTTCTTTTTTGCTTGGCGGTTCCTGTTCTCTGCCCATCATGAAGCCCTCTTCAGCAGGAGTTATTTCATCCTCATTTAGCATGTTTTCTCTTTCTTCATCATCGTAGGGGTCATCGGTTTGCTCTTGCTTTTCTTCTTTGCTTAAGGGTGGTCCGTCGTAAAAGTAAGGCGGTGGGTTCTTTGCTCTATTTTTTCTACTCATTTCCATAAACTCCTTCATTTTAAACGGTTTAGCACATGTTTTGTCTTGTCTTGGTAAGAGTGTAATTTCAATAGCTTTTATGGATATGTGACTGAGACTATACAACCACAACACATTTTTCAATAAAAAGGCTGATTTTTCTCCATCTTAATTATCTTAAATCTGACTAAAGCTTTTTATACACCCACAGCCACTTTGAGGCTGTCACATTAACTCATGTAACAAAGCTCCTAACAAGGCTTTTAGAGAAATCATGAAAAGGATCTGTGGCAGAAGAAAAATAGAAATGCAAATTCAATCATTTAGGGATTTACCACTAAATAGGGAAATCCAGAAAAGTATAGAAGAACTCGGGTTTGAAAGTCTTTTTCCAATTCAAGCTCAAGCAATAATCCCCTTGGTCGAAGGCAAAGATGTTATCGGGCAAGCTCAAACCGGAACTGGCAAGACTGCTGCTTTCGGTGTTCCCATGGTTCAACTTTTGAACCGTGAAGTCCGCGGTGTTCAAGGGCTCGTTTTGGCTCCTACTCGCGAGTTGGCAAACCAAGATGCTGAGAACATAGCTAAATTTGGTAAACACGCAAAAGTGAAGGTTTTGGCTGTTTACGGTGGAGAATCCATCAACAAGCAAATTCACTCACTATCACGCGGAGTCGACATTGTCGTCGGCACACCCGGCAGACTCATTGACTTGATGGAACGCCGTGTGCTAAACTTGGGCTCAGTTAGCTTCGTTGTTTTGGACGAGGCAGACCGCATGCTGGACATGGGCTTTATCGAAGACATCGAATTCATACTCTCGAAAACGCCTAGGAATCGTCAAACTGCTCTGTTTAGTGCAACCATTGATGAGCGAGTCATGCGCCTGTCAAACAAGTACATGAAAAGTCCAGAGAAGATTCTTGTCAGCAAAGACGAGATTGCCTTAACTCAGATGAAGCAGCTCTACACTGTTGTTAATCAAGGTGGCAAACTCAATGCACTGTGCGATATTCTCCGCAATGACGGAGTTGAGAAAGCTATTGTTTTCTGCAGAACACGCCGAGACACAAGCAGACTCCAAGACCAGCTTTACCGTAAAGGTTTCCGTGTGCAAGCGCTCCACGCAGGCTTTACTCAAGCACAAAGAGACAGGGCAATCAGCGATTTTCGCTGTGGCAGAATCAATTTGCTTATAGCAACTGACGTTGCCGCAAGAGGCTTAGACATCGAAGGCATAACTCACATAATCAACTATGACGTACCTGAAGATGCTCCAGTGTATTTCCACCGAGTGGGTAGAACTGCACGCAAAGGCGAAGAAGGCACGGCTATAACGTTGGTTAGTTACGGTGAAATGTCAAACTTTAACAACATTAAAGCGTTGACAAAGACGAAGATTGAGCAGATTAAACCATGCGCTGTTGAGGAAGATTCGCCGATTCAGAGTTTCTTCTAAAACCAACTTTTTTTGTTTTCTATCTTTAGTTAGGATAACAAAGTGCCTAACTGTAAGTTATTTTAAGACCCTCTAACTATTGATTAGTGTTTACTATGAATGTGCAATGTAAACTCTTAATCGCGGCTTTTCTCGCACTAATGCTTCTTAGCCCTTTCATGTCTATACTTGCAAACGCAGAAAATGACGGCTTCACGCTTGAGGCTGAGCAGAATTGGGACACTTACGGCGTTGGAGGCACCTGTGTTTTTGGCACGCATAACATTTTTGTCGCTGACGTTGACGGTGACGGCGCCATGGAGATACTTACGGGCGGCTTCTCATATAACACTGTCAACGGCACAAGGTTTGCCAGCCAAGCGCCGCTGAAGGTGTGGGGTTGGAATGGGCAAAACATCACTCTTAAAACCAGCACTAACTGGAACGGCAACATCTATTGTCTTTATGCTGCTGACTTGGACGGCGATGGCGTTGTGGAGATAATCACTGCTGGGTCTTTTAGGAATCAAACAGGCAACTCTACAACGGCTCTTAGAATTTGGCAAATGAAAAACGGTGAATTATCCCTAAAAGCGCATTATGAAGGCGCATCGATTGCTTCGCTTTTCGTTGCGGATGTGGATAATGACGGCGCGCAAGAAATCCTATCCGTGGGAAGATTGTACAGCGAAATCCGCAATTCCTCTCAGCTTTGCCTATGGAAATATAGCGATAGCACGTTGTCTCTTTATAAAAACGCAAGTTTGGCTTCGGCTAACGTGACAAGCGCCAATTCAGTCTACGCCTCTGACCTAAACAACGATGGCACCCAAGAAATAATCATAGGAGGCTACGCTGGAGAACTCGCCGACAGCAAAGGGCAACTTAGCCTTTGGCAATGGAGGGGTCAAGAGCTTGGTCTTTTGGCAAATCAGCAGTGGCAGCTTGTCGAAGGCTTAACCGCCAAAACCATCGCTGGAGGCACGCAAGGCAACACTGCGGTGTATAACGTGAAAGCAGGCGATTTGGACGGCGACGGCAAAAAAGAGGTGGTTACGGGCGGATTTGCCTATGACGGCGAGCAGGTTAATGCGCAGATTAAGGTTTGGCGCTGGGATGGGGACGCTCTGATGGAGAAAGCCAGTCAGGAATGGGCAACTGATTACCTTACTGAAGTTAAGTGTGTCACCTTAAACGATGTTGACGGCGACGGCAAAACCGACATTGTTGTAAGCGGGATAACGGCGGCTGAGGGCAGTTTTAACAATCCTGAAGCAGCCCATGACCGTGGTCAACTGCGAGTGTGGGGTTTTGATGGGGCAGCGTTGGTGTTAAAATATAGCACGGAGTGGAGTTTTGATGATGGTTCCTGCGCGTGGAACGTAGGTAGCGGCGACGTGGATAACGATGGCGTAGTAGAGATGATAACCATTGGTTGTTCGGCTCTTGGCAATTTATGTGACCCTGACATGCGCATATGGTCTCTGCCACAAACGGAGGCATTCCCCACGTACATTGTGTATGTTGTTGCCGTTGTCCTGATAGCGAGCGGCACATCAGTGTTCGTTTTGATGGTTTATAAAAGGCGAAAAAGCAAAGTGATGCTTTAGTCAAGAAAGTTTGACTAAACCCAAATGTGCGGTTAGTCAAGAAACTTTGACGAGAACATATTTAGGCTAAAGTTGTGCGTGACTATCATTGATTAACGTTGCATAAGAGCAAAACAACCGCCCAATCCATTACGGCACTTGTTATGTTAGCCTTGATTGCAGTGGCAGTTCAGCCGCAGTTAGCCAGCGCCAATTATTATCCGCCGCCCTCCATCGAAATTTTCTCCCCCATCACCCCAGCCGTTTACAATGAGTCCTCTGTTCGCCTCTATGTTAGGGTTAATGCTCTGCCAAGCGAATCCAGCAGCATTAAGCGCATTAGCTATAGTTTGGATGGGAAAGCCAACGTCACCCTTACCAATATAGAAAAAACAGAGGAGGCGTATTGGACATCTACGAAAGGCGTTATTGCAAGAGGCAACGGCTTTAGCGTAAACACCACTTTGGACAATCTTTCTGAGGGCAAGCACACGCTAATTGTGTATTCGCATGCTGTTGACGGCACGGAAATGTCTAGGTCAGTGGAGTTTACGGTTGACTTTGATTATGTGCCGCCTGAAAATCCTTTTGGGTTACCTGATAACTTTCCCAACGGCACCACAGGGTTACCACCCGCAACTTCCCAAACCGCAACACCCCTACCAACAACAAACACAGGTATTCTTCCCCTCGAAAACCCCGTGCCCTACATAATAATAGCCTACGCCTTGGCAGCATTGGTAGCGAGCGTGCTATTTTTTCAGACGAGCAAGAGGAGGATTAAGGTAAAATGCGGGCTACCAAAAGAACAATCTTGTCACTTTCACTTTTGACCTTGCTAGTACTGCTTTTAGCAGGGGCTCATTTCACAAGTTTTTCATCGGCAAATTTCTTCCCAGACCCCGGTCCAGACTTGCCACGAATCTACATTAGAGCCAGCGGAGATGTCGAGCCAGCCACAGCCCCCATCGAGCGAGCAGGTGAAGTTTACAAGCTTACAGGCAACATAGCCATGCATACGCTTGTGATTCAGCGCGATAATATTGTTCTTGATGGTTCTGGCTACTTGATGGAGGGCAACAAAAGCTGGATGGGGCTCGCTCCAAGCTGGGGCGATGCGGGCAACAACGGCATAATCATCACAGGACGAAACAATGTTAACATTACTAACCTGAACATCGAAAGGTTCAGCTCTGGAGTCAGAATTTCTGGTTCCTCACACATCAGCATAGTCGGCAACAGTTTTGACGAGGAAACCGCAGTTTTTGACAGCCCCATGGGCATAGTAGCTGAAGCCTCCTCGCATGTCCTAATTGAAAACAATAGTTTTAGCCGAATTTATGGTCCAGCTATTGCCTGCAACGGCACAAACATCACAATCAAAGGAAACACTCTAACCGACATAATGGACGGCATTGATGGCAGCATAGCTCTTCAAGGCTCATCAAACACAATAACAGATAACTTCATCCAGACTGCCTCACCGTCAATCAGACTGGGCTCAGCATACTCAAGCATAATCGCAAGAAACCACATCACAAGCAGCATATCCTTCATTAGTGCCTCAAACAACCAAATCTACCAAAACAACCTCACAGGCATACGACTCATCTTTAGTTCAAACAACACCTTTTTCGGCAACAACATGACAACCAACGCGGTGGATGATACTGTAGCGCTTGACCAAGGAACCACAAACAACACCTTTTACGCAAACACTTTCCCAACAAACTGCACTATCCGAATTCAGGATGCAGGAAACACTTTCTGGGACAACGGCACCATAGGCAACTACTGGGCTGACTACAACGGCACAGACAGCAACGGCGACGGCATAGGCGATTCCCCATACATAATAACCGCAGTCAGATGGGACAACACCGTTGGCGGAGACGTGAGCTTTGTTGCTGGACAAGACAACTACCCCCTTACTGCCCCTTACAACGAAAACAATTTTAGAAATGATGCTGCTCTGCCTCACGCTAAGCCTTCTCTGACAATAATTGCCGCTATTTCTATTGCAGTCATTATTGCCGCGGGTATTGGCTTTCTGATCTACCTCAAGAAATTCTATAAGGGTGGCAAACTGTGAAAACGGTATTAGGGCTAATTTTCATTTCACCACTCTTTTTTGCGATGTTGGGAGGGGTAAAAGCAGTGCAATACGATTATGGACAATTCGAGGGGTTGCCCTATGACCCCCCTCTAGTAACCATAAAGTCTCCTTCCTCAAATGGTATATACCATGTATCAGACGTTCCCTTAAACGTCACAGTCCAGATACGTGGATTCATCTATCATAATCTGGAGACCTTAAGATGGCTTAATTACAGTTTAGACGGCCAAACTGCTATTCTAGTGGCGCTAACGGAACCTTCAGAAATATCTCATTTGCCTTACCCAGTTTACGGAAACGCTATGTTAACTAACCTATCCGACGGGAACCATACTCTTACGATTTATGGTGAAACCGCGGTTGGTGGTTTAACTGGTAACTTTAATGAAACAAGTTTTTTCAGAGTAGACACCTCAACTAATATTGTTAGAGAAGCTTCCCCCATCTTTTGGGTTACGGCTCCGATTGCGATTGCACTCATCGGTTTAGCACTGGTAATCTCCTTAAAGAAAAAACGGGGACTCACATGAAATGTTCAATTATCGTGATTGCTAGTTTGATAGTTCTTTATAGCAGAAAACGCCGAAGAGAGGTAAAACAGGCGTGAAGAAAACAGTTTTAAAACTAACAGTAATTTCAGTATTAATAGTTACAGTCTTAGTTGTCTCCCAATTTGGAAGTAGCCTATGCAACTTTTTTCCTGAAATACCACCCATAAACACTGTTTACATCCGAACCGACGGCAACATCGAGCCTTCCACAGCACCCATAACAAAAGAGAATAACGTTTACACTTTAAAAGGTGACTTAACCAACACCACGGTAAAAATTGAGCGAGACGGCATCATTCTTGATGGAGCAGGCTACTCAATCATTGGGAACGACATCCTGTTTTACGCAGGAGTCGATATATCAAACAGAACCAACACCACAGTCAAAAACCTAGTTATCAAACAGTTCGGCACTGGAATACTGATGGAAAATGCATCAAGGAACACTCTGACAGAAAACAAAATAACCACTTACCAAGCGTTTAGCATGATTAAAGCTGACAACAACATCATAGTGAGCAACACAGCAACAAACGTGGGCTATGGAATCGTTGGAACTGGGTCATACAACCAAATCACGGATAACAATTTTGACAGCAATTCATCGGATGGTGATTATGGCATGGGCATCAGTCTGGAATCAAGCAATAACAACACGTTAAGCCGCAACAATATCAGTCGCGGAACGGGCATTAACTTAGCCAGATGTCACAACAACACCATTTCAAACAACACCATAATAGGCGGTGGCACAGGAATAACCTTGACAATGTCATCATGCAATCTAGTTTTTCGCAACATCATAACAAGTGTGGGCTCCACTGCCCTACAATTCTCATCAGAATGCTTCAACAACATTATTTTTGAGAACACATTCGAAAAAAACACATGCGCCATCGCTCTTTGCTACTACAGTGTAGAAGAAGCGCGCCCTGAAAACGTTTACAATAATACCCTCTATAGAAATTCATTCGTAAACAACGTCAATAATGTTCGGAGTGCAAAAGGAACACCAGTAAATTATTGGGACAATGGAAAACAAGGCAACTTCTGGAGCGACTATACAGGAATAGATAACAACAATGACGGAAAAGGGGATACACCGTATATTATTGACGAGAACAACCAAGATAACTATCCACTTATGGCTCCTTATAGCGTTGAAAATGATGCCCTTGTACTGCCTCAGGCTGAGCCTTTTCTGATTATAATAGCCGCTATTTTTGTTGCAGTCGCTGTTGCCGTGAGTGCTGGCTTGCTTTTGTTCTATCGCAAAAAGAAGCAAAGGGAGGCTATGCAAACGTGAGGCGTTTAGCCATACCACTCATCCTCATTACCGCACTCTTAATTACAGCAGTGGGAACAACGTTTGTTAGTTTGGCAACCGCAAACCCCTATGCTCCATTGCATCTGCCGAAAATCACAATTAACAGTAATGGCAGCGTGAGCCCTGAGAATAACTCTTACATTACCAAGACAGGAAATACCTACACACTTACAGCAGATATAATTCGGGAATTCTCAATTGAGATTCAATGTAGCAACATTGTGTTTGACGGTGCTGGACACTTAGTAGGATGTTGCAGTTAACGGTTCGTTTAGTATTGACGGGTATCCTGCATATTACGTGGATGTCGGTATTAACTTAGTAGATGTCCATAATGTCATTGTAAAAAACGTGAAAGTAATAGCCAACAACATTAACACCATCAATCTTCAGGTTAGTTCCAACTGCCAAATAATAGGAGTAACAACCAGCAAAAACGTCAGAATACTTGGCGATTTCAACACAATAACCGAAAGCAATACAGGCGTATCCGTTTACTCAGGCAACAACAATTTGATTACACAAAACAACATCACTTACGTTTTCGTTGGTAGCGATTGCTATTCAAACAGATTCTTCCAAAATAATTTCTTTCTAAGTGATTATCCCGGATTTTTCACAGAAAGCCTATGGGACAATGGTCATGTTGGCAATTACTGGAGCAACTACACGATAAAGTACCCTAACGCTTCAGAGGTAG
This window harbors:
- the aqpZ gene encoding aquaporin Z, producing MERAERPAFVLDQIKPITKYLAELIGTMVLVLMGCGSAAIAGTYVGNVGISFAFGIAVLGMVYAIGGISGCHINPAISISMLVARKISAKDAVLYIVFQCVGAVIGAGILYVIVSGKPMFSLAATGLGQNGYDSASPAGYPMISALIAEVVLTFIFVLVVHGSTHQRAPKGFAGLAIGLTLVLIHLVGIPITGTSVNPARSLGPAVIVGIFAGGEALSQLWLFWVAPIIGGILAALVWEAFK
- a CDS encoding YHS domain-containing protein; amino-acid sequence: MSFRDPVCGMVLDENTAKYKISYDGETYHFCSVACKKKFKRHATKFVK
- a CDS encoding DEAD/DEAH box helicase, encoding MKRICGRRKIEMQIQSFRDLPLNREIQKSIEELGFESLFPIQAQAIIPLVEGKDVIGQAQTGTGKTAAFGVPMVQLLNREVRGVQGLVLAPTRELANQDAENIAKFGKHAKVKVLAVYGGESINKQIHSLSRGVDIVVGTPGRLIDLMERRVLNLGSVSFVVLDEADRMLDMGFIEDIEFILSKTPRNRQTALFSATIDERVMRLSNKYMKSPEKILVSKDEIALTQMKQLYTVVNQGGKLNALCDILRNDGVEKAIVFCRTRRDTSRLQDQLYRKGFRVQALHAGFTQAQRDRAISDFRCGRINLLIATDVAARGLDIEGITHIINYDVPEDAPVYFHRVGRTARKGEEGTAITLVSYGEMSNFNNIKALTKTKIEQIKPCAVEEDSPIQSFF
- a CDS encoding VCBS repeat-containing protein — translated: MNVQCKLLIAAFLALMLLSPFMSILANAENDGFTLEAEQNWDTYGVGGTCVFGTHNIFVADVDGDGAMEILTGGFSYNTVNGTRFASQAPLKVWGWNGQNITLKTSTNWNGNIYCLYAADLDGDGVVEIITAGSFRNQTGNSTTALRIWQMKNGELSLKAHYEGASIASLFVADVDNDGAQEILSVGRLYSEIRNSSQLCLWKYSDSTLSLYKNASLASANVTSANSVYASDLNNDGTQEIIIGGYAGELADSKGQLSLWQWRGQELGLLANQQWQLVEGLTAKTIAGGTQGNTAVYNVKAGDLDGDGKKEVVTGGFAYDGEQVNAQIKVWRWDGDALMEKASQEWATDYLTEVKCVTLNDVDGDGKTDIVVSGITAAEGSFNNPEAAHDRGQLRVWGFDGAALVLKYSTEWSFDDGSCAWNVGSGDVDNDGVVEMITIGCSALGNLCDPDMRIWSLPQTEAFPTYIVYVVAVVLIASGTSVFVLMVYKRRKSKVML
- a CDS encoding right-handed parallel beta-helix repeat-containing protein, yielding MRATKRTILSLSLLTLLVLLLAGAHFTSFSSANFFPDPGPDLPRIYIRASGDVEPATAPIERAGEVYKLTGNIAMHTLVIQRDNIVLDGSGYLMEGNKSWMGLAPSWGDAGNNGIIITGRNNVNITNLNIERFSSGVRISGSSHISIVGNSFDEETAVFDSPMGIVAEASSHVLIENNSFSRIYGPAIACNGTNITIKGNTLTDIMDGIDGSIALQGSSNTITDNFIQTASPSIRLGSAYSSIIARNHITSSISFISASNNQIYQNNLTGIRLIFSSNNTFFGNNMTTNAVDDTVALDQGTTNNTFYANTFPTNCTIRIQDAGNTFWDNGTIGNYWADYNGTDSNGDGIGDSPYIITAVRWDNTVGGDVSFVAGQDNYPLTAPYNENNFRNDAALPHAKPSLTIIAAISIAVIIAAGIGFLIYLKKFYKGGKL
- a CDS encoding right-handed parallel beta-helix repeat-containing protein; protein product: MKKTVLKLTVISVLIVTVLVVSQFGSSLCNFFPEIPPINTVYIRTDGNIEPSTAPITKENNVYTLKGDLTNTTVKIERDGIILDGAGYSIIGNDILFYAGVDISNRTNTTVKNLVIKQFGTGILMENASRNTLTENKITTYQAFSMIKADNNIIVSNTATNVGYGIVGTGSYNQITDNNFDSNSSDGDYGMGISLESSNNNTLSRNNISRGTGINLARCHNNTISNNTIIGGGTGITLTMSSCNLVFRNIITSVGSTALQFSSECFNNIIFENTFEKNTCAIALCYYSVEEARPENVYNNTLYRNSFVNNVNNVRSAKGTPVNYWDNGKQGNFWSDYTGIDNNNDGKGDTPYIIDENNQDNYPLMAPYSVENDALVLPQAEPFLIIIAAIFVAVAVAVSAGLLLFYRKKKQREAMQT